In Ictalurus punctatus breed USDA103 chromosome 3, Coco_2.0, whole genome shotgun sequence, the following are encoded in one genomic region:
- the dhrs7 gene encoding dehydrogenase/reductase SDR family member 7, which produces MEVCVCSVLLLCVCVYVTLQLIRFITADADFTLLWAAAVGRSPEVALSQKVVWITGASSGIGEELAYQLAAVGARLVLSARRENELHRVRRNCLERSSLEEKDILVLPLDLLDRSTHGEKTESVLQHFSKIDVLVNNGGRSQRSLCVDTDIDVYGSLMELNYLGTVSVTQHVLRHMIQRGDGIIATVSSIVGLVGVPLSTGYAASKHALQGFFNSLRTELTDYPNITISTICPGPVVSQVVHNAFTEQVGKPVSDAGDQSHKMSTERCVHLIVAGLSNRVKEMWIGQQPFLLFFYLWQYTPTFAWYITNLLGRKRVQNFKAGLDADTAYFTKPKAKTS; this is translated from the exons atggaggtgtgtgtgtgctccgtgttattgctgtgtgtgtgtgtttatgtgactCTGCAGCTGATCCGCTTCATCACCGCGGACGCGGATTTCACTCTGCTGTGGGCGGCTGCTGTGGGGAGAAGCCCAG aggTGGCTCTGAGTCAGAAGGTGGTGTGGATCACCGGAGCGTCCAGTGGGATCGGGGAGGAACTGGCCTATCAGCTGGCTGCAGTCGGAGCTCGACTCGTGCTGTCTGCACGCCGAGAGAACGAGCTGCACAGAGTCAGGAGGAATTGTTtgg AGCGCTCGTCTTTAGAAGAGAAGGATATTCTCGTCCTTCCACTCGATTTGTTGGACCGATCGACTCACGGAGAGAAAACCGAGTCGGTTCTGCAGCATTTCAGCAAG ATAGACGTGCTGGTGAATAACGGTGGGCGGAGTCAGCGCTCTCTCTGCGTCGACACAGACATCGATGTTTACGGCAGTCTGATGGAGCTCAACTACTTGGGAACCGTCTCGGTCACGCAGCACGTCCTGCGGCACATGATCCAACGCGGCGACGGTATCATAGCAACCGTCAGCAGCATCGTGGGCTTGGTGGGGGTGCCGCTGTCCACCGGATACGCAGCCAGCAAACACGCACTGCAG GGTTTCTTTAACTCCCTGAGGACGGAGCTGACAGACTATCCAAACATCACCATCAGTACCATCTGCCCCGGGCCGGTCGTGTCCCAAGTCGTCCACAATGCCTTCACTGAACAAGTCGGAAAG CCGGTGTCTGACGCAGGAGATCAGTCCCATAAGATGTCGACTGAGCGTTGCGTGCATCTGATCGTGGCCGGCCTGTCTAACCGCGTGAAGGAGATGTGGATCGGCCAGCAGCcgtttcttctcttcttctacTTGTGGCAGTACACGCCCACCTTCGCCTGGTACATCACCAACCTGCTCGGCAGGAAACGAGTGCAGAACTTCAAAGCTGGACTG gaCGCAGACACGGCGTATTTTACCAAGCCAAAGGCCAAGACGAGCTGA
- the trmt5 gene encoding tRNA (guanine(37)-N1)-methyltransferase, giving the protein MLRSVPRLLALVDVGVPRLFSFPVTGSRKRFSVLRVQSVMTDPDLGLYRPPAAVRGMTVLEHDAFTQTVVVPAIRIPTRALNRLVKSLKKVALQRPGLKRVVDDDTDGGNETTGEHRLLLLDPQRVESAESFGPEEAAALKALGVEPAIRHYSLQLTYENLKSEEVLRAVLPEGQDVTSGFSRVGHIAHMNLRDHQLPYKNLIGQVIMDKNPGVTCVVNKTNTIDSTYRNFQMEVLAGESNMVAKVKENGVSYEFDFSRVYWNPRLGTEHERVVSLLRRGDLVFDVFAGVGPFAVLAARRGCSVFANDLNPESYKWLQHNAKLNKVESKLTSFNLDGREFIQGPLRERLPDLIKRSDSSSAVHVIMNLPALALDFLDAFRGLLKGEKDPGPDGGVLPKLHVYGFSKEDEPERDVLERAELSLGTSLKGRCEVHMVRNVAPNKEMMCVSFSMPRDVLYGADVVVVEEEEEEEEDDGRSEEPSPKRPKRVETQ; this is encoded by the exons ATGTTAAG GAGCGTTCCCAGGCTGCTCGCGCTCGTTGATGTTGGAGTTCCTCGCCTCTTCTCCTTTCCCGTCACAGGATCTCGGAAACGTTTCTCAGTGTTGCGCGTGCAGTCGGTCATGACAGACCCTGACCTCGGTCTATACCGCCCTCCCGCTGCTGTGCGAGGTATGACCGTCCTGGAGCACGATGCTTTCACGCAGACGGTAGTGGTCCCTGCGATACGGATCCCTACCCGCGCCCTCAACCGCCTCGTCAAGAGCCTGAAGAAGGTGGCGCTGCAGAGGCCGGGTCTCAAACGGGTCGTAGACGACGATACCGACGGGGGGAACGAGACGACCGGAGAGCACCGGCTGCTCCTACTGGACCCTCAACGTGTCGAGTCGGCCGAGTCGTTCGGTCCAGAAGAAGCGGCGGCGCTGAAGGCGTTGGGGGTGGAGCCCGCAATCCGACACTACAGTCTCCAACTGACGTACGAGAACCTGAAGAGCGAGGAGGTGCTGCGCGCTGTGCTTCCTGAAGGACAGGACGTGACGTCAGGGTTCAGCCGAGTGGGACACATCGCGCACATGAACCTCAGAGACCACCAGCTGCCGTATAAAAACCTGATAG GTCAGGTGATCATGGATAAGAACCCAGGCGTTACCTGTGTGGTGAACAAAACCAACACCATCGACTCGACCTACAGAAACTTCCAGATGGAAGTGTTAGCCGGAGAAAGCAACATGGTGGCGAAG GTGAAGGAGAACGGCGTGTCGTACGAGTTTGATTTCTCGCGCGTGTACTGGAACCCTCGTCTCGGCACCGAGCACGAGCGTGTCGTTTCTCTGCTCCGCCGAGGCGACTTGGTGTTTGACGTCTTCGCCGGAGTCGGGCCGTTCGCCGTGTTAGCGGCGCGCCGTGGCTGTTCAGTCTTCGCCAACGACCTCAACCCCGAGTCCTACAAGTGGCTTCAGCACAACGCCAAGCTCAACAAGGTGGAGTCCAAGCTCACGAGTTTTAACCTCGACGGCCGGGAGTTCATCCAAGGCCCGCTGCGAGAGCGTCTCCCCGATCTGATCAAGAGATCGGATTCTTCGTCCGCCGTCCACGTGATCATGAACCTGCCGGCGTTGGCGCTCGACTTCCTGGACGCGTTCAGAGGCTTGCTGAAGGGCGAGAAGGACCCGGGTCCTGATGGCGGCGTCCTGCCGAAGCTCCACGTCTACGGCTTCTCCAAAGAGGACGAGCCTGAGAGGGACGTGCTGGAGCGAGCCGAGCTCAGTTTAGGGACATCGCTGAAGGGACGGTGTGAAGTGCACATGGTGAGAAACGTGGCCCCCAACAAGGAGATGATGTGTGTGAGCTTCAGCATGCCGAGAGATGTGCTGTACGGAGCAgacgtggtggtggtggaggaggaggaggaggaggaggaggacgatg GTCGCTCAGAAGAACCGTCGCCAAAGAGGCCGAAACGCGTGGAGACGCAATAA
- the pcnx4 gene encoding pecanex-like protein 4 isoform X1 has product MTQLEINSVFGSTILWCVCSRVSLSERRSVIVVTKEDAGGNLSTLAFIMGPDVPLLNDYKQEFFWKRFPQTVLGGPRLKLGYCAPPYVYIHQVALFFMPWLLGGVGTLFFQLRVMDDAGAGIVSGALMLAFGAALQTLSQWVARRTGAVQRLTVGHNVMADEEEVEFTQCAGPETVRFLAPGKRFLANVVLHTALAGAMCGFGTWYLLPDRLSAIFGNYVAVVPVFALSWVTLCIAEYSLIVNTAPETATFQPQDTYEITALTRPLYIFGFVAVDLALRCVGGGVAELQVASQVMHVLFLVLPVLWALGMLPPLDALVLWIMEQSLIHTLGGSAMATNRRLVLMFLCSVCVSISTFFIPSSLGVVLFTVATGFLLSQDLTQIATLLRCRNRDTHPHTRTSLGWWSVPLSALVLTAATTEAALLHRLRPAGGSNVTGGDVQGSRDTVPDPQALIGWVLIALGIITRVLREVQGACMFGGLVLNPLYPKRLSSVQAFLSSSKALWVAALVRRVLINLVCPLAMVGFLATDASLHESHTVASAVGFTRAFRAVWQSSEEALLQMVVVVTVRLADGGRVAQQWHDLGTGVQLIVVSLVSDRLSQFLLKLKFALTVLITSWTETKQRRQSAGALLALNVALCPLLVAVVMLSALLSAPLLPLFTLPVFLVGFPRPLRSWPGTPGTTCPCPDSIYYQQLSTRLASALMHAFANGTLGAYSPGSHFLGRFQDRVVWISVLEKGYGYCTVNIKGLELQETSCHTVEARRVDEVFEAAFDRLDRPGHFRRFLNPHWGNTLTPCALLPVTVYSDARNVLTGIIDSPDHLRQLRSDFLKTLVWILLHHAVQNRTRRVKSHSLPSSQHAVQPEPTSHGAKPGVVSQSHFNDSSSSPPPRGRGSLSSLSDWSDADDLFGPVPVRKPIRRMMTAMRAEEEHASLPGSVEIHSLYENMALASLPTLRPLGLGVSLDKEKDDVSPVSSAPFDHTNPPNFSSRHSETLALPASWFSAPFTASNLRPLRPSFPDEWFGFCLAQLAMEGLWEGGEDEQSVCRALQEDRALMEMYSQVALSCALALGMDLSVPSASFVFRVYCGDTAWHEGLDWLRENTELHQLTLRAFRYSVKLLIDQASLGPVESEEELHSTLHHYHQHWFIGMATERGWHDGVLQEKPFLFSLGHDITMGSYTGRVLSLQECVFQLGALCEECVRGQWANLSWELLYATNDDEERYSIQAHTLLLRNLTVQAAEPPLGYPIYSCSPTHLTCF; this is encoded by the exons ATGACTCAGTTGGAGATTAACAGTGTTTTCGGCTCCACGAtcctctggtgtgtgtgttctcgTGTTTCTCTCAGTGAGCGGCGCTCGGTGATCGTAGTTACTAAAGAAGATGCCGGTGGGAATCTCAGCACTCTGGCGTTCATCATGGGCCCCGACGTGCCGCTGCTCAACGACTACAAGCAGGAGTTTTTCTGGAAGCGTTTCCCTCAGACGGTGCTGGGGGGTCCGAGACTCAAACTGGGCTACTGTGCCCCGCCATACGTCTACATCCACCAGGTGGCGCTGTTCTTCATGCCGTGGCTCCTTGGCGGCGTGGGGACTCTGTTCTTCCAGCTCAGGGTGATGGATGACGCTGGCGCCGGGATCGTATCCGGGGCGCTCATGCTGGCATTCGGCGCCGCGCTGCAGACCCTCTCCCAGTGGGTGGCGCGGAGAACCGGCGCCGTCCAGAGGCTAACGGTGGGACACAACGTCATGGCCGACGAGGAGGAAGTGGAGTTCACACAGTGCGCGGGACCCGAGACGGTGCGCTTCCTGGCCCCGGGTAAGCGCTTCCTGGCTAACGTGGTTCTCCACACGGCGCTGGCCGGGGCCATGTGCGGATTCGGGACGTGGTACCTCCTGCCCGATCGCCTGAGCGCCATTTTCGGGAACTACGTCGCCGTGGTCCCGGTGTTCGCGCTCAGCTGGGTCACGCTGTGCATCGCCGAATACTCGCTGATCGTCAACACGGCGCCGGAAACGGCCACCTTTCAGCCGCAGGACACGTACGAGATCACGGCGCTCACCAGGCCGCTGTACATCTTCGGCTTCGTCGCCGTGGATCTGGCGCTCAG GTGTGTAGGCGGGGGCGTGGCCGAGCTGCAGGTGGCCAGTCAGGTGATGCACGTGCTGTTCTTGGTGCTGCCGGTGCTGTGGGCGCTGGGAATGCTGCCTCCTCTCGACGCTCTCGTCTTATGGATCATGGAGCAGAGCCTCATACACACCCTGGGAGGATCAGCTATGGCCACCAACCGCAG GTTGGTGCTGATGTTCCTGTGCTCCGTGTGCGTTTCCATCTCCACCTTCTTCATCCCCTCATCTCTGGGCGTGGTCCTCTTCACCGTGGCGACGGGCTTCCTTCTCAGTCAGGACCTGACGCAGATCGCCACGCTGTTACGGTGCAGGAATCGcgacacacaccctcacacgcGCACAAGCCTGGGCTGGTGGAGTGTCCCGCTCTCCGCCCTCGTCCTCACGGCGGCCACGACCGAAGCAGCTCTGCTGCACCGCCTCCGTCCCGCCGGGGGGAGCAACGTGACTGGGGGGGACGTCCAGGGGTCACGTGACACCGTGCCGGACCCTCAGGCTCTGATCGGCTGGGTCCTCATAGCTCTCGGTATCATTACACGCGTGTTACGAGAGGTTCAGGGTGCGTGTATGTTCGGGGGACTCGTCCTCAATCCCCTCTACCCCAAACGCCTTAGCAGCGTCCAGGCCTTCTTGAGCAGCAGCAAAGCATTGTGGGTCGCCGCACTGGTCCGCAGAGTGCTTATTAACCTGG TCTGTCCGTTAGCCATGGTTGGGTTTTTGGCCACCGATGCTTCCCTGCACGAGTCCCACACAGTGGCGTCGGCTGTCGGCTTCACGCGAGCCTTCAGAGCG GTGTGGCAGAGCAGTGAGGAGGCTCTCCTgcagatggtggtggtggtgacggTGAGACTGGCTGATGGAGGACGAGTCGCACAGCAGTGGCACGATCTGGGCACCGGAGTGCAGCTCATagtg gtgtCTCTGGTGTCTGATCGTCTCTCTCAGTTCCTGTTGAAGCTGAAGTTTGCTCTAACCGTGTTAATCACGTCGTGGACGGAGACGAAGCAGCGGCGTCAGTCGGCCGGCGCGCTGTTGGCGCTCAACGTGGCACTGTGCCCTCTGTTGGTTGCCGTGGTGATGCTGTCGGCGCTGCTCTCCGCTCCTCTCCTGCCGCTCTTCACGCTGCCCGTCTTCCTGGTCGGCTTCCCCAGGCCCCTGCGCTCGTGGCCAGGGACACCGGGCACCACCTGCCCCTGCCCCGACTCCATCTACTACCAGCAGCTCAGCACCAGGCTAGCCTCGGCACTAATGCACGCGTTCGCTAACGGAACGCTGG GTGCTTATTCTCCCGGTTCTCATTTCCTGGGCCGGTTCCAGGATCGAGTGGTGTGGATCAGCGTTCTGGAGAAAGGCTACGGTTACTGTACGGTCAACATCAAG GGTTTGGAGCTGCAGGAGACGTCGTGCCACACGGTGGAAGCCCGGCGAGTCGACGAGGTCTTCGAGGCGGCGTTCGATCGTCTGGACCGTCCTGGACATTTCCGGCGCTTCCTGAACCCTCACTGGGGAAATACGCTCACGCCCTGTGCCCTCCTGCCCGTAACCGTCTACTCCGACGCCCGCAACGTCCTGACCGGCATCATCGACTCGCCCGATCACCTCCGCCAGCTCCGCTCCGACTTCCTGAAGACGCTGGTGTGGATCCTGCTGCATCACGCTGTCCAGAACAGGACCCGCCGAGTCAAGTCGCACTCGCTGCCGAGCTCCCAGCATGCTGTGCAGCCCGAGCCCACTTCACACGGCGCCAAGCCGGGCGTGGTCTCGCAGAGCCACTTCAACGACTCCTCCTCGTCTCCGCCGCCGAGGGGGCGGGGCAGCTTGTCGTCCTTGTCGGACTGGTCGGACGCGGACGATCTGTTCGGGCCGGTCCCGGTTCGGAAGCCGATCCGGAGGATGATGACGGCGATGCGAGCGGAGGAAGAACACGCGTCTCTTCCGGGCTCTGTGGAAATCCACAGCCTGTATGAAAACATGGCGCTCGCGTCTTTACCGACGCTGCGGCCTCTCGGACTCGGGGTCAGCCTCGACAAGGAAAAAGACGACGTCTCGCCTGTTAGCTCCGCCCCCTTCGACCACACCAACCCGCCGAACTTCTCCTCGCGACATTCCGAAACCCTCGCCCTTCCTGCATCCTGGTTCTCTGCCCCTTTCACCGCCTCCAATCTCCGCCCCCTCAGGCCCTCCTTCCCAGACGAATGGTTTGGTTTTTGCCTGGCGCAGCTGGCGATGGAGGGATTGTGGGAAGGAGGGGAGGACGAGCAGAGCGTGTGTCGTGCGCTGCAGGAGGATCGTGCGCTGATGGAGATGTACAGCCAGGTGGCGCTGTCGTGCGCGCTGGCGTTAGGAATGGACCTTTCAGTGCCGAGCGCCAGTTTCGTTTTTAGGGTTTACTGCGGAGACACAGCGTGGCACGAAGGACTCGACTGGCTCCGAGAAAATACCGAGCTGCATCAGCTCACCCTCAGGGCTTTCAG gtacaGTGTGAAGCTGCTGATAGACCAGGCGTCTCTGGGGCCGGTGGAGAGTGAGGAGGAGCTTCACTCCACGCTGCACCATTATCATCAACACTGGTTCATCGGCATGGCGACGGAGCGAGGCTGGCACGATGGAGTTCTACAGGAGAAACCCTTCCTGTTCTCACTCGGCCATGATATCACCATG GGTTCGTATACGGGCCGTGTGCTGTCgctgcaggagtgtgtgttcCAGCTCGGGGCgctgtgtgaggagtgtgtgcgCGGTCAGTGGGCCAATCTGTCCTGGGAGCTGCTCTACGCCACCAACGACGACGAGGAGCGCTACAGCATTCAGGCTCACACACTCCTGCTGAGGAACCTGACGGTGCAGGCCGCCGAGCCACCGCTGGGTTACCCCATCTACTCCTGCAGCCCCACACACCTCACCTgcttctga
- the pcnx4 gene encoding pecanex-like protein 4 isoform X2: MLQQSERRSVIVVTKEDAGGNLSTLAFIMGPDVPLLNDYKQEFFWKRFPQTVLGGPRLKLGYCAPPYVYIHQVALFFMPWLLGGVGTLFFQLRVMDDAGAGIVSGALMLAFGAALQTLSQWVARRTGAVQRLTVGHNVMADEEEVEFTQCAGPETVRFLAPGKRFLANVVLHTALAGAMCGFGTWYLLPDRLSAIFGNYVAVVPVFALSWVTLCIAEYSLIVNTAPETATFQPQDTYEITALTRPLYIFGFVAVDLALRCVGGGVAELQVASQVMHVLFLVLPVLWALGMLPPLDALVLWIMEQSLIHTLGGSAMATNRRLVLMFLCSVCVSISTFFIPSSLGVVLFTVATGFLLSQDLTQIATLLRCRNRDTHPHTRTSLGWWSVPLSALVLTAATTEAALLHRLRPAGGSNVTGGDVQGSRDTVPDPQALIGWVLIALGIITRVLREVQGACMFGGLVLNPLYPKRLSSVQAFLSSSKALWVAALVRRVLINLVCPLAMVGFLATDASLHESHTVASAVGFTRAFRAVWQSSEEALLQMVVVVTVRLADGGRVAQQWHDLGTGVQLIVVSLVSDRLSQFLLKLKFALTVLITSWTETKQRRQSAGALLALNVALCPLLVAVVMLSALLSAPLLPLFTLPVFLVGFPRPLRSWPGTPGTTCPCPDSIYYQQLSTRLASALMHAFANGTLGAYSPGSHFLGRFQDRVVWISVLEKGYGYCTVNIKGLELQETSCHTVEARRVDEVFEAAFDRLDRPGHFRRFLNPHWGNTLTPCALLPVTVYSDARNVLTGIIDSPDHLRQLRSDFLKTLVWILLHHAVQNRTRRVKSHSLPSSQHAVQPEPTSHGAKPGVVSQSHFNDSSSSPPPRGRGSLSSLSDWSDADDLFGPVPVRKPIRRMMTAMRAEEEHASLPGSVEIHSLYENMALASLPTLRPLGLGVSLDKEKDDVSPVSSAPFDHTNPPNFSSRHSETLALPASWFSAPFTASNLRPLRPSFPDEWFGFCLAQLAMEGLWEGGEDEQSVCRALQEDRALMEMYSQVALSCALALGMDLSVPSASFVFRVYCGDTAWHEGLDWLRENTELHQLTLRAFRYSVKLLIDQASLGPVESEEELHSTLHHYHQHWFIGMATERGWHDGVLQEKPFLFSLGHDITMGSYTGRVLSLQECVFQLGALCEECVRGQWANLSWELLYATNDDEERYSIQAHTLLLRNLTVQAAEPPLGYPIYSCSPTHLTCF, from the exons ATGCTTCAGCAAAG TGAGCGGCGCTCGGTGATCGTAGTTACTAAAGAAGATGCCGGTGGGAATCTCAGCACTCTGGCGTTCATCATGGGCCCCGACGTGCCGCTGCTCAACGACTACAAGCAGGAGTTTTTCTGGAAGCGTTTCCCTCAGACGGTGCTGGGGGGTCCGAGACTCAAACTGGGCTACTGTGCCCCGCCATACGTCTACATCCACCAGGTGGCGCTGTTCTTCATGCCGTGGCTCCTTGGCGGCGTGGGGACTCTGTTCTTCCAGCTCAGGGTGATGGATGACGCTGGCGCCGGGATCGTATCCGGGGCGCTCATGCTGGCATTCGGCGCCGCGCTGCAGACCCTCTCCCAGTGGGTGGCGCGGAGAACCGGCGCCGTCCAGAGGCTAACGGTGGGACACAACGTCATGGCCGACGAGGAGGAAGTGGAGTTCACACAGTGCGCGGGACCCGAGACGGTGCGCTTCCTGGCCCCGGGTAAGCGCTTCCTGGCTAACGTGGTTCTCCACACGGCGCTGGCCGGGGCCATGTGCGGATTCGGGACGTGGTACCTCCTGCCCGATCGCCTGAGCGCCATTTTCGGGAACTACGTCGCCGTGGTCCCGGTGTTCGCGCTCAGCTGGGTCACGCTGTGCATCGCCGAATACTCGCTGATCGTCAACACGGCGCCGGAAACGGCCACCTTTCAGCCGCAGGACACGTACGAGATCACGGCGCTCACCAGGCCGCTGTACATCTTCGGCTTCGTCGCCGTGGATCTGGCGCTCAG GTGTGTAGGCGGGGGCGTGGCCGAGCTGCAGGTGGCCAGTCAGGTGATGCACGTGCTGTTCTTGGTGCTGCCGGTGCTGTGGGCGCTGGGAATGCTGCCTCCTCTCGACGCTCTCGTCTTATGGATCATGGAGCAGAGCCTCATACACACCCTGGGAGGATCAGCTATGGCCACCAACCGCAG GTTGGTGCTGATGTTCCTGTGCTCCGTGTGCGTTTCCATCTCCACCTTCTTCATCCCCTCATCTCTGGGCGTGGTCCTCTTCACCGTGGCGACGGGCTTCCTTCTCAGTCAGGACCTGACGCAGATCGCCACGCTGTTACGGTGCAGGAATCGcgacacacaccctcacacgcGCACAAGCCTGGGCTGGTGGAGTGTCCCGCTCTCCGCCCTCGTCCTCACGGCGGCCACGACCGAAGCAGCTCTGCTGCACCGCCTCCGTCCCGCCGGGGGGAGCAACGTGACTGGGGGGGACGTCCAGGGGTCACGTGACACCGTGCCGGACCCTCAGGCTCTGATCGGCTGGGTCCTCATAGCTCTCGGTATCATTACACGCGTGTTACGAGAGGTTCAGGGTGCGTGTATGTTCGGGGGACTCGTCCTCAATCCCCTCTACCCCAAACGCCTTAGCAGCGTCCAGGCCTTCTTGAGCAGCAGCAAAGCATTGTGGGTCGCCGCACTGGTCCGCAGAGTGCTTATTAACCTGG TCTGTCCGTTAGCCATGGTTGGGTTTTTGGCCACCGATGCTTCCCTGCACGAGTCCCACACAGTGGCGTCGGCTGTCGGCTTCACGCGAGCCTTCAGAGCG GTGTGGCAGAGCAGTGAGGAGGCTCTCCTgcagatggtggtggtggtgacggTGAGACTGGCTGATGGAGGACGAGTCGCACAGCAGTGGCACGATCTGGGCACCGGAGTGCAGCTCATagtg gtgtCTCTGGTGTCTGATCGTCTCTCTCAGTTCCTGTTGAAGCTGAAGTTTGCTCTAACCGTGTTAATCACGTCGTGGACGGAGACGAAGCAGCGGCGTCAGTCGGCCGGCGCGCTGTTGGCGCTCAACGTGGCACTGTGCCCTCTGTTGGTTGCCGTGGTGATGCTGTCGGCGCTGCTCTCCGCTCCTCTCCTGCCGCTCTTCACGCTGCCCGTCTTCCTGGTCGGCTTCCCCAGGCCCCTGCGCTCGTGGCCAGGGACACCGGGCACCACCTGCCCCTGCCCCGACTCCATCTACTACCAGCAGCTCAGCACCAGGCTAGCCTCGGCACTAATGCACGCGTTCGCTAACGGAACGCTGG GTGCTTATTCTCCCGGTTCTCATTTCCTGGGCCGGTTCCAGGATCGAGTGGTGTGGATCAGCGTTCTGGAGAAAGGCTACGGTTACTGTACGGTCAACATCAAG GGTTTGGAGCTGCAGGAGACGTCGTGCCACACGGTGGAAGCCCGGCGAGTCGACGAGGTCTTCGAGGCGGCGTTCGATCGTCTGGACCGTCCTGGACATTTCCGGCGCTTCCTGAACCCTCACTGGGGAAATACGCTCACGCCCTGTGCCCTCCTGCCCGTAACCGTCTACTCCGACGCCCGCAACGTCCTGACCGGCATCATCGACTCGCCCGATCACCTCCGCCAGCTCCGCTCCGACTTCCTGAAGACGCTGGTGTGGATCCTGCTGCATCACGCTGTCCAGAACAGGACCCGCCGAGTCAAGTCGCACTCGCTGCCGAGCTCCCAGCATGCTGTGCAGCCCGAGCCCACTTCACACGGCGCCAAGCCGGGCGTGGTCTCGCAGAGCCACTTCAACGACTCCTCCTCGTCTCCGCCGCCGAGGGGGCGGGGCAGCTTGTCGTCCTTGTCGGACTGGTCGGACGCGGACGATCTGTTCGGGCCGGTCCCGGTTCGGAAGCCGATCCGGAGGATGATGACGGCGATGCGAGCGGAGGAAGAACACGCGTCTCTTCCGGGCTCTGTGGAAATCCACAGCCTGTATGAAAACATGGCGCTCGCGTCTTTACCGACGCTGCGGCCTCTCGGACTCGGGGTCAGCCTCGACAAGGAAAAAGACGACGTCTCGCCTGTTAGCTCCGCCCCCTTCGACCACACCAACCCGCCGAACTTCTCCTCGCGACATTCCGAAACCCTCGCCCTTCCTGCATCCTGGTTCTCTGCCCCTTTCACCGCCTCCAATCTCCGCCCCCTCAGGCCCTCCTTCCCAGACGAATGGTTTGGTTTTTGCCTGGCGCAGCTGGCGATGGAGGGATTGTGGGAAGGAGGGGAGGACGAGCAGAGCGTGTGTCGTGCGCTGCAGGAGGATCGTGCGCTGATGGAGATGTACAGCCAGGTGGCGCTGTCGTGCGCGCTGGCGTTAGGAATGGACCTTTCAGTGCCGAGCGCCAGTTTCGTTTTTAGGGTTTACTGCGGAGACACAGCGTGGCACGAAGGACTCGACTGGCTCCGAGAAAATACCGAGCTGCATCAGCTCACCCTCAGGGCTTTCAG gtacaGTGTGAAGCTGCTGATAGACCAGGCGTCTCTGGGGCCGGTGGAGAGTGAGGAGGAGCTTCACTCCACGCTGCACCATTATCATCAACACTGGTTCATCGGCATGGCGACGGAGCGAGGCTGGCACGATGGAGTTCTACAGGAGAAACCCTTCCTGTTCTCACTCGGCCATGATATCACCATG GGTTCGTATACGGGCCGTGTGCTGTCgctgcaggagtgtgtgttcCAGCTCGGGGCgctgtgtgaggagtgtgtgcgCGGTCAGTGGGCCAATCTGTCCTGGGAGCTGCTCTACGCCACCAACGACGACGAGGAGCGCTACAGCATTCAGGCTCACACACTCCTGCTGAGGAACCTGACGGTGCAGGCCGCCGAGCCACCGCTGGGTTACCCCATCTACTCCTGCAGCCCCACACACCTCACCTgcttctga